A region of Faecalibacterium taiwanense DNA encodes the following proteins:
- the thiW gene encoding energy coupling factor transporter S component ThiW: MKKLSVKKLALAGMLCALCVVGSVFSFPMFGSKCAPIQHMVNVTCAVLLGPWWGVGVAFVASLLRNLLGLGSLMAFPGSMFGALLCGLVYHKTKNILATMVGEVFGTSILGGLCAYPVAIFLMGKSAGDIAFYAYIVPFLISTAVGSIIAGVLVYSLQRSGALRSMQNSLS, translated from the coding sequence ATGAAAAAACTCTCTGTGAAAAAGCTGGCGTTGGCCGGTATGCTGTGCGCTCTGTGCGTGGTGGGCAGCGTATTCAGCTTCCCCATGTTCGGCAGCAAATGTGCACCCATCCAGCACATGGTCAATGTGACCTGCGCGGTGCTGCTTGGCCCGTGGTGGGGCGTGGGCGTGGCCTTTGTGGCCTCGCTGCTGCGCAATCTGCTGGGTCTGGGCAGCCTGATGGCCTTCCCCGGCAGCATGTTCGGCGCACTGCTGTGCGGCCTTGTGTACCATAAGACCAAAAACATCCTTGCCACCATGGTGGGCGAGGTGTTCGGCACCAGCATTCTGGGCGGCCTGTGCGCTTACCCGGTGGCCATTTTCCTCATGGGCAAGAGCGCCGGCGACATCGCGTTCTATGCCTACATCGTGCCGTTCCTCATCTCCACTGCAGTGGGTTCCATCATTGCGGGCGTGCTGGTGTACAGCCTGCAGCGCTCCGGCGCACTGCGCTCCATGCAGAACAGTCTTTCCTGA
- the brnQ gene encoding branched-chain amino acid transport system II carrier protein: MQKLSGKNLLLVGFTLFSMFFGAGNLIFPPHLGAQAGTSLWPAFAGLAVSAVGLPIAGVVAVARAGGLDRLAGRVHPVFAMVFTILVYLSIGPCLAIPRTASTSFQMLVPLIGGGTGLQLAYSVLFFAAAFLVALRPEKLTDWLGRILCPCLIVLIVVLFAGCLIHPLAAHYGTPSAEYAALPAVQGILYGYQTMDTLAGLNFGAVIALNIRARGVTESRAVEGGTIRAGFIAGGLMLVVYAMLGHAGAETGTVYPGLATGAEVLTALAQQLFGRAGLVLIAAIFVIACFNTCVGLIACVGQYFHQLLPRIPYPALAAFFAVASMLVSNLGLAAIIRLSTPVLNAIYPAAIVLILLSFMPGLEKHRAVYPLCMGLTALQSIAAALPLGAVSAAANALPLGSMGFGWVLPALAGLAGGLLLNKSDLQ; the protein is encoded by the coding sequence ATGCAGAAGCTTTCCGGCAAAAATCTGCTTCTGGTCGGCTTTACACTGTTTTCCATGTTTTTTGGTGCAGGCAATCTGATCTTCCCGCCGCATCTGGGCGCACAGGCCGGTACCAGCCTCTGGCCTGCCTTTGCGGGCCTTGCCGTCAGCGCCGTCGGCCTGCCCATTGCGGGCGTGGTGGCTGTGGCACGGGCAGGCGGTCTGGACAGGCTTGCCGGCCGGGTGCATCCGGTGTTCGCCATGGTGTTCACAATTTTAGTGTATCTTTCCATCGGCCCGTGCCTTGCCATCCCCCGCACCGCCAGTACCTCCTTCCAGATGCTGGTGCCGCTGATAGGCGGCGGTACCGGGCTGCAGCTGGCCTACTCGGTGCTGTTTTTTGCAGCGGCCTTTCTGGTGGCGCTGCGGCCGGAAAAGCTTACCGACTGGCTGGGCCGCATCCTCTGCCCCTGCCTGATCGTGCTCATCGTGGTGCTGTTTGCCGGGTGTCTCATCCATCCGCTGGCGGCACACTACGGCACACCCAGTGCAGAGTACGCAGCCCTGCCCGCTGTGCAGGGCATCCTGTACGGCTACCAGACCATGGACACGCTGGCCGGGCTGAATTTTGGCGCGGTCATCGCCCTGAACATCCGCGCCCGGGGTGTCACAGAAAGCCGTGCCGTGGAAGGCGGCACCATCCGGGCCGGTTTTATTGCAGGCGGGCTGATGCTGGTGGTCTACGCCATGCTGGGCCACGCCGGGGCCGAGACCGGCACGGTGTATCCGGGCCTTGCCACCGGTGCCGAGGTGCTCACCGCTCTGGCACAGCAGCTGTTCGGCCGGGCGGGCCTTGTGCTCATTGCGGCCATTTTTGTGATCGCATGCTTCAACACCTGCGTGGGCCTGATCGCCTGCGTGGGGCAGTATTTTCATCAGCTTCTGCCCCGCATCCCCTACCCTGCCCTTGCCGCTTTTTTTGCTGTGGCCAGTATGCTGGTATCGAACCTCGGCCTTGCTGCCATCATCCGGCTGTCCACTCCAGTGCTGAACGCCATTTATCCCGCAGCCATCGTGCTGATCCTGCTTTCCTTTATGCCGGGCCTTGAAAAGCACCGGGCGGTGTATCCGCTGTGCATGGGCCTGACCGCCCTGCAGAGCATCGCCGCTGCGCTGCCGCTGGGGGCAGTATCTGCCGCCGCCAACGCTCTGCCGCTGGGCAGCATGGGCTTTGGCTGGGTGCTGCCTGCGCTGGCCGGGCTTGCAGGCGGGCTGCTTTTAAACAAATCTGATCTGCAATAA
- a CDS encoding histidine phosphatase family protein translates to MLIYLLRHGQTEYNAQKRYQGQRDIPLSPEGAAQLRRADFDPDVVYVSTLQRTSQTARILFPEAKLVPVDGLKEMCFGSFEGRNFIEMEKDPEYQAWVKANCESPCPDGERKTDFSDRICRTVAELIDKALAAGEERLVILAHGGTQMAAMERFAVPHRDYYAWCGPNAGGFVLDAKDWTEKHLLYLVKTVQYTKESRA, encoded by the coding sequence ATGCTGATCTATCTTCTGCGTCATGGCCAGACGGAATACAACGCCCAGAAGCGTTATCAGGGCCAGCGCGACATCCCGCTCTCACCCGAAGGCGCTGCTCAGCTGCGCCGGGCAGATTTTGACCCCGATGTGGTCTATGTTTCCACCTTGCAACGCACCAGCCAGACGGCGCGCATCCTGTTCCCGGAGGCAAAGCTTGTGCCGGTGGACGGCCTGAAAGAGATGTGCTTTGGCAGCTTTGAGGGCCGCAATTTCATCGAGATGGAAAAGGACCCCGAGTATCAGGCATGGGTGAAGGCCAACTGCGAAAGCCCCTGCCCGGATGGAGAGCGCAAGACGGATTTTTCAGACCGCATCTGCCGCACCGTGGCAGAGCTGATCGATAAAGCTCTTGCCGCAGGCGAAGAGCGGCTGGTCATTTTGGCCCACGGCGGCACCCAGATGGCCGCCATGGAGCGGTTTGCCGTCCCCCACAGGGACTATTACGCATGGTGCGGGCCCAACGCGGGCGGCTTTGTGCTGGATGCAAAGGACTGGACGGAAAAGCATCTGCTGTATCTCGTAAAGACCGTCCAGTACACAAAGGAGAGCAGGGCATGA
- the thiM gene encoding hydroxyethylthiazole kinase — protein MFKTEFENLRRTCPLIHNITNYVTVNDCANMVLACGASPIMADDAAEVEDITTICGGLNINIGTLNSRTITSMLLAGKKANQLGHPVVLDPVGAGASRLRTDTAFRLLRDVKFTVIRGNISEIKTLASGAGTTKGVDADVADKVTEENLDSAVAFAKAFAAQTGAVIAITGAIDIVADAEKAYCIRNGNAMMSSITGTGCQLSALTAAFVTANPGHPLEAAAAAVCAMGLAGETAHKRLTPLDGNSTYRNYIIDAIYNMTPDQLEEGANYEVR, from the coding sequence ATGTTCAAAACAGAATTCGAGAACCTGCGCCGCACCTGCCCGCTCATCCATAACATTACCAACTACGTCACCGTGAACGACTGCGCCAACATGGTGCTGGCCTGCGGTGCTTCGCCCATCATGGCCGACGATGCCGCCGAGGTGGAGGACATCACCACCATCTGCGGCGGTCTGAACATCAACATCGGCACCCTGAACAGCCGCACCATCACCAGCATGCTGCTGGCGGGCAAAAAGGCAAACCAGCTGGGCCATCCTGTGGTGCTGGACCCGGTGGGTGCGGGTGCATCCCGCCTGCGCACCGACACGGCTTTCCGCCTGCTCAGGGACGTAAAGTTCACCGTGATCCGCGGCAATATCTCGGAGATCAAAACGCTGGCCTCCGGCGCGGGAACCACCAAGGGCGTGGATGCCGATGTGGCCGATAAAGTTACTGAGGAAAATCTGGATTCTGCCGTGGCCTTTGCCAAGGCCTTTGCAGCCCAGACGGGTGCCGTTATTGCCATTACCGGTGCCATCGACATTGTGGCCGATGCCGAAAAAGCCTACTGCATCCGCAACGGCAATGCCATGATGAGCAGCATCACCGGTACGGGCTGCCAGCTTTCGGCCCTGACGGCGGCGTTCGTCACCGCCAACCCCGGACATCCGCTGGAAGCCGCTGCAGCCGCAGTGTGCGCCATGGGCCTTGCGGGCGAGACCGCCCACAAGCGCCTGACCCCGCTGGACGGCAACTCCACCTACCGTAATTATATCATCGATGCCATTTACAATATGACCCCGGATCAGCTGGAAGAAGGAGCAAACTATGAAGTGCGATAA
- a CDS encoding cobyric acid synthase: protein MSKAKCIMVQGTMSGAGKSLLCAALCRIFAQDGYRVAPFKSQNMALNSFVTRNGAEMGRAQVVQAQAAGVEPDVRMNPILLKPSSDVGSQVIVNGKARGQMSAADYFRMKRSLIPDILEAYNSLAAENDIIVIEGAGSPAEINLKADDIVNMGLAKLVDAPVLLAGDIDRGGVFAQLYGTVELLEADERARIRGLIINKFRGDVEILRPGLAMLEEKTHLPVLGVVPYLRVEIEDEDSLSDRLDTKAAVKPLDIAILRLPHVSNFTDFIPLEQHPLLGVRYVQRTRQLGAPDLVILPGTKNTMDDLRWLRESGLEAAVLRLSAAGTPVLGVCGGYQMLGEQLCDPAGEESGTPCTLRGLGLLPTTTVFGTEKHLTQTAACVTTEPFAGAKLTGYEIHAGRTEVWGSAFCILADGTPEGCVQDSVFGTYLHGLFDTGELTEKLTAFLCKRKGIDPAGAELIPMEQYRQQQFDLLADGVRAALDMPAIYAAMGMQKGDNT from the coding sequence ATGAGCAAGGCAAAATGCATTATGGTGCAGGGCACCATGAGCGGTGCGGGCAAAAGCCTGCTGTGCGCGGCGCTGTGCCGCATCTTTGCGCAGGATGGCTACCGCGTGGCCCCTTTCAAAAGCCAGAACATGGCCCTGAACAGCTTCGTCACCCGCAACGGTGCAGAGATGGGCCGTGCGCAGGTGGTGCAGGCACAGGCTGCAGGCGTGGAGCCGGATGTGCGCATGAACCCCATCCTGCTCAAGCCCAGCAGCGATGTGGGCAGTCAGGTGATCGTGAACGGCAAGGCCCGGGGCCAGATGTCTGCCGCCGATTATTTCAGGATGAAGCGCAGCCTTATCCCGGACATTCTGGAAGCCTACAACAGCCTTGCCGCCGAGAACGACATTATCGTGATCGAAGGCGCGGGCAGCCCGGCGGAGATCAACCTGAAAGCCGACGATATCGTCAACATGGGCCTTGCAAAGCTGGTGGATGCGCCGGTGCTGCTGGCGGGCGATATCGACCGGGGCGGCGTATTCGCCCAGCTGTACGGCACTGTGGAGCTGCTGGAAGCCGACGAGCGTGCCCGCATCAGGGGCCTGATCATCAACAAGTTCCGGGGCGATGTGGAGATCCTGCGGCCCGGCCTTGCCATGCTGGAAGAAAAAACACACCTGCCCGTGCTGGGCGTAGTGCCGTACCTGCGGGTGGAGATCGAGGACGAGGATTCTCTCTCCGACCGGCTGGATACAAAAGCTGCGGTCAAGCCGCTGGATATCGCCATCCTGCGCCTGCCGCATGTATCCAACTTCACCGACTTTATCCCGCTGGAACAGCACCCGCTGCTGGGCGTGCGGTATGTGCAGCGCACCCGCCAGCTGGGTGCACCGGATCTCGTCATCCTGCCTGGCACCAAGAACACCATGGACGACCTGCGCTGGCTGCGGGAAAGCGGACTGGAAGCGGCGGTGCTCAGGCTTTCGGCAGCCGGTACGCCGGTGCTGGGCGTGTGCGGCGGCTATCAGATGCTGGGCGAACAGCTCTGCGACCCGGCAGGGGAGGAGAGCGGTACCCCCTGCACCCTGCGGGGCCTTGGCCTGCTGCCCACCACGACGGTGTTCGGCACCGAAAAGCACCTGACCCAGACCGCAGCCTGTGTGACCACAGAACCCTTTGCAGGCGCAAAGCTGACGGGCTACGAGATCCACGCAGGCCGCACCGAGGTGTGGGGCAGTGCGTTCTGCATCCTTGCAGACGGCACGCCGGAGGGCTGTGTGCAGGACAGTGTATTCGGTACCTACCTGCACGGCCTGTTCGACACCGGCGAACTGACCGAAAAACTGACCGCATTTTTGTGCAAACGGAAGGGCATCGATCCGGCCGGGGCCGAGCTTATCCCCATGGAGCAGTACCGTCAGCAGCAGTTTGATCTGCTTGCCGATGGTGTGCGCGCGGCACTGGATATGCCCGCCATCTATGCCGCCATGGGAATGCAAAAAGGAGACAACACATGA
- the cbiB gene encoding adenosylcobinamide-phosphate synthase CbiB, with amino-acid sequence MILQAVVGGFVLDALFGDPAWLPHPVVLMGRCISRLEKFLRARLPGTPQGELLGGAVTAFCLPVGTFLVTSLVCLAAAKLSPWLGLAVQMFWCGQALAARGLAQESRNVYAQLIKNDLPAARKAVSRIVGRDTQDLTAEGVTKAAVETVAENASDGVIAPLLYMLIGGAPLALTYKAINTMDSMLGYKNEKYLYFGRAAAKLDDVANYIPSRLAALLWVAAAAFTGNDAKGAWRIWRRDRHCHASPNSAQTESACAGALGVQLAGPAYYFGEYYPKPTIGDALRPIEPQDILRANRMMYVASGFALAWGAAIRGFLA; translated from the coding sequence ATGATCCTTCAGGCAGTTGTCGGCGGTTTTGTGCTGGACGCGCTCTTCGGCGACCCGGCGTGGCTGCCGCACCCGGTGGTGCTTATGGGCAGATGCATCTCCCGGTTGGAAAAATTCCTGCGCGCCCGCCTGCCCGGCACCCCGCAGGGCGAGCTGCTGGGCGGTGCCGTAACGGCGTTCTGCCTGCCGGTGGGCACCTTTCTGGTCACCAGCCTTGTGTGTCTGGCGGCGGCAAAGCTCAGCCCGTGGCTGGGCCTTGCGGTGCAGATGTTCTGGTGCGGGCAGGCGCTGGCGGCAAGGGGCCTTGCGCAGGAGAGCAGGAATGTGTACGCTCAGCTTATTAAAAACGACCTGCCCGCCGCTCGCAAAGCCGTGAGCCGCATCGTGGGCCGCGACACCCAGGACCTGACCGCCGAGGGCGTGACCAAGGCCGCGGTGGAAACGGTGGCCGAAAATGCCAGCGACGGCGTCATTGCGCCGCTGCTGTATATGCTCATCGGCGGGGCACCGCTGGCGCTGACCTACAAGGCCATCAATACCATGGACAGCATGCTGGGCTACAAGAACGAGAAGTACCTTTATTTTGGCCGTGCAGCCGCGAAGCTGGACGATGTGGCCAACTACATCCCCAGCCGCCTTGCCGCCCTTTTGTGGGTGGCGGCTGCGGCCTTTACCGGAAACGATGCCAAAGGTGCATGGCGCATCTGGCGGCGGGACCGGCACTGCCACGCCAGCCCCAACAGCGCCCAGACCGAAAGCGCCTGCGCCGGTGCACTGGGCGTGCAGCTGGCCGGCCCGGCTTACTATTTTGGCGAATATTACCCCAAGCCTACCATCGGTGATGCCCTGCGCCCCATTGAACCGCAGGACATCCTGCGCGCCAACCGCATGATGTATGTGGCAAGCGGCTTTGCGCTGGCATGGGGTGCAGCAATACGGGGGTTCCTTGCATGA
- the thiC gene encoding phosphomethylpyrimidine synthase ThiC, with protein sequence MQTYTTQMDAARKGIITPQMEIVAKKEYRTTEEIRQWVAEGKVAIPANKHHECLNPEGVGSMLRTKINVNLGVSRDCKDYNVEMQKVMSAVNMGAEAIMDLSSHGNTQPFRQKLTHECPVMIGTVPVYDSVIHYQRDLAELTAQDFIDVVRLHAEDGVDFVTLHCGITRKTIEQIRKHKRKMNIVSRGGSLVFAWMSMTGNENPFYEHFDEICEICAEHDVTISLGDACRPGCLADATDVCQIEELVRLGELTKRAWAHNVQVMVEGPGHVPLNQVAANMEVQKSICMGAPFYVLGPLVTDIAPGYDHITAAIGGAVAAASGAAFLCYVTPAEHLALPNVDDVKQGIVASKIAAHAADIAKGIPHARDIDDKMGDARRVLDWDAQFACALDPETAKAIRDARLPEDDHSDTCSMCGKFCAVRSMNKALAGEYIDIL encoded by the coding sequence ATGCAGACTTATACTACCCAGATGGATGCTGCCCGCAAGGGCATCATCACGCCGCAGATGGAGATCGTGGCAAAGAAGGAATACCGCACCACCGAGGAGATCCGCCAGTGGGTGGCCGAGGGCAAGGTTGCCATCCCCGCCAACAAGCACCACGAGTGTTTGAACCCCGAGGGTGTCGGCTCCATGCTGCGCACCAAGATCAACGTGAACCTTGGTGTCTCCCGCGACTGCAAGGACTACAACGTGGAGATGCAGAAGGTGATGAGCGCCGTCAACATGGGTGCCGAAGCCATTATGGATCTTTCCAGCCACGGCAACACCCAGCCCTTCCGCCAGAAGCTGACCCACGAGTGCCCGGTGATGATCGGCACCGTGCCGGTGTACGATTCGGTCATCCACTACCAGCGCGATCTGGCTGAGCTGACCGCACAGGACTTCATCGATGTGGTGCGCCTGCATGCAGAGGACGGTGTGGACTTTGTCACCCTGCACTGCGGCATCACCCGCAAGACCATCGAGCAGATCCGCAAGCACAAGCGCAAGATGAACATTGTCAGCCGCGGTGGCTCTCTGGTGTTTGCATGGATGAGCATGACCGGCAACGAGAACCCCTTCTACGAGCACTTTGACGAGATCTGCGAGATCTGCGCCGAGCACGATGTGACCATCTCGCTGGGCGATGCCTGCCGTCCCGGCTGTCTGGCTGACGCCACCGATGTGTGCCAGATCGAGGAGCTGGTGCGTCTGGGCGAGTTGACCAAGCGCGCATGGGCACACAACGTGCAGGTGATGGTGGAAGGCCCCGGCCATGTGCCCCTGAATCAGGTGGCTGCCAACATGGAGGTGCAGAAGAGCATCTGCATGGGCGCACCCTTCTATGTGCTGGGACCCCTCGTCACCGATATCGCCCCCGGTTACGACCACATCACCGCTGCCATCGGCGGCGCTGTGGCTGCAGCCAGCGGTGCAGCTTTCCTGTGCTATGTGACCCCCGCCGAGCATCTGGCTCTGCCCAATGTGGACGATGTGAAGCAGGGCATCGTGGCCTCCAAGATCGCTGCCCACGCCGCCGATATCGCCAAGGGCATCCCCCACGCCCGGGACATCGACGATAAGATGGGCGATGCCCGCCGTGTGCTGGACTGGGATGCGCAGTTCGCCTGCGCACTGGACCCGGAGACCGCAAAGGCCATCCGCGATGCCCGCCTGCCGGAGGACGACCACAGCGACACCTGCAGCATGTGCGGCAAGTTCTGTGCTGTGCGCAGCATGAACAAGGCGCTGGCCGGTGAGTACATCGACATTCTGTAA
- a CDS encoding threonine-phosphate decarboxylase, which translates to MKQLTHGGDWAGYRAEFGRDPLDFSANVSPLGLPEGVAKAITAALATADRYPDPLCRALLEKLAVAEGVPAEWLLCGNGAADLIFRLALAAKPRTALVTAPTFAEYATALETAGCTVERHFLREENDFAVTKDLLNAVHPGTNMVFLCQPNNPTGQLAEPALVEALLRRCEAVGAVLAVDECFLDFLPEGEGLSAKHLLKNSKKLIILKAFTKLYGMAGVRLGYCLCSDTELLARMQAAGQPWAVSSLAQAAGIAALDETEYVAKVRALIEAQRPVLADGLRALGLRVIEGRANYLLFRAPEALGEALRRKGAVLRSCGNYPGLDASWYRTAVRTENENRQLLVLLAETLPEVAQ; encoded by the coding sequence ATGAAACAATTGACCCATGGCGGCGACTGGGCGGGCTACCGCGCCGAGTTTGGCCGCGACCCGCTGGATTTTTCGGCCAATGTCAGCCCGCTGGGCCTGCCGGAAGGGGTGGCAAAGGCCATTACGGCAGCGCTTGCCACGGCAGACCGCTACCCCGACCCGCTGTGCCGGGCCCTGCTTGAAAAACTGGCGGTGGCTGAGGGAGTGCCCGCCGAATGGCTGCTGTGCGGCAACGGCGCGGCAGACCTCATCTTCCGGCTGGCGCTGGCTGCAAAGCCCCGTACCGCCCTTGTGACGGCACCCACCTTCGCCGAGTACGCCACCGCCCTTGAAACGGCAGGCTGCACGGTGGAACGGCATTTTTTGCGGGAAGAAAACGATTTTGCGGTGACGAAAGATCTCCTGAACGCGGTGCACCCGGGTACAAATATGGTATTCCTCTGTCAGCCCAACAACCCCACCGGCCAGCTGGCAGAGCCTGCCCTTGTGGAAGCGCTGCTGCGCAGATGCGAAGCCGTGGGTGCGGTGCTGGCCGTGGACGAATGCTTTCTGGATTTTCTGCCGGAGGGCGAAGGCCTTTCGGCAAAGCATCTGCTGAAAAACAGCAAAAAACTGATTATTTTAAAAGCCTTCACCAAGCTTTACGGCATGGCAGGCGTGCGTCTGGGCTATTGCCTGTGCTCTGATACAGAGCTGCTTGCCCGGATGCAGGCAGCGGGCCAGCCGTGGGCGGTTTCCAGTCTGGCACAGGCGGCGGGCATTGCTGCGCTGGACGAGACGGAATATGTGGCGAAGGTGCGTGCATTGATCGAAGCACAGCGGCCTGTGCTGGCAGACGGCCTGCGGGCGCTGGGCCTGCGGGTGATCGAGGGCCGGGCTAACTATCTGCTGTTCCGCGCGCCGGAAGCGCTGGGCGAAGCGCTGCGCCGCAAGGGTGCAGTACTGCGCAGCTGCGGCAATTATCCGGGCCTTGATGCCAGCTGGTACCGCACCGCCGTGCGCACAGAAAACGAGAACCGGCAGCTGCTTGTACTGCTGGCCGAAACCCTGCCGGAGGTGGCACAATGA
- a CDS encoding precorrin-8X methylmutase — MTPQHHLPADIERTSISIITRELDELGLTPPPETAAVVKRVIHTTADFDYAKNLRFTPGAVEAAVKALHAGAFIVTDTNMALAGITKPGLKKLNGEAICYMADPAVAEAAKQAGTTRAVAAMHRAAREHPGAILTIGNAPTALLTIAEEMEAGLRPALVIGVPVGFVNVVESKEVLFAACERYGVPAIAAMGRKGGSNVAAAICNALIYSAAEMLDPSARGWNG, encoded by the coding sequence ATGACACCGCAGCATCATCTGCCCGCCGACATTGAACGGACGAGCATCTCCATTATCACAAGGGAACTGGACGAGCTGGGCCTGACCCCGCCGCCGGAGACGGCTGCGGTGGTCAAGCGGGTCATCCACACCACCGCGGATTTCGACTATGCCAAAAATCTGCGCTTTACACCCGGCGCGGTGGAAGCCGCAGTCAAGGCCCTGCACGCGGGTGCTTTCATCGTTACCGACACCAATATGGCGCTGGCGGGCATCACAAAGCCGGGCCTGAAAAAACTGAACGGTGAAGCCATCTGCTACATGGCAGACCCCGCTGTGGCCGAAGCCGCAAAGCAGGCGGGCACCACCCGTGCCGTTGCCGCCATGCACCGTGCTGCCCGGGAGCACCCGGGGGCCATTCTGACCATTGGCAATGCGCCCACGGCCCTTTTGACCATTGCGGAGGAAATGGAAGCCGGTCTGCGGCCTGCACTGGTCATTGGCGTGCCGGTGGGGTTTGTGAATGTGGTGGAAAGCAAGGAAGTACTGTTTGCTGCCTGCGAGCGATACGGCGTGCCTGCCATCGCCGCCATGGGCCGCAAGGGCGGCAGCAATGTGGCTGCAGCCATCTGCAACGCCCTCATTTACTCTGCCGCCGAAATGCTGGACCCCTCTGCCAGAGGGTGGAACGGATAA
- a CDS encoding bifunctional adenosylcobinamide kinase/adenosylcobinamide-phosphate guanylyltransferase: protein MIFITGPLYSGKRTFAQTLPGKRLSDVQVLAADAADLPALADKLAHEYDILIATEVGGGVVPMDVKQRADREAAGRLACLLAARAECVVQMFCGIPTVLKGELSQC from the coding sequence ATGATCTTTATTACCGGGCCGCTCTACAGCGGCAAGCGCACCTTTGCGCAAACACTTCCCGGCAAGCGTCTTTCGGACGTGCAGGTATTGGCTGCCGATGCCGCCGACCTGCCTGCCTTGGCAGACAAGCTTGCCCATGAATACGATATCCTCATCGCCACCGAGGTAGGCGGCGGTGTTGTGCCGATGGATGTCAAACAGCGCGCAGACCGCGAGGCGGCGGGCAGGCTTGCCTGCCTGCTGGCCGCACGGGCAGAGTGCGTGGTGCAGATGTTCTGCGGCATCCCCACGGTTTTGAAAGGAGAATTGTCTCAATGCTGA
- a CDS encoding ABC transporter permease subunit translates to MKRHKQFFQRLGAAAFWLAVWQCAAMAVGQEVFLVSPVQAVRTLLQLLPQAEFWQRVGFSSGRILLGFGLGVAVSIVLAVAAQAWHTADVLLAPVLQLVKATPVASFIILALVWVRGASLSVLISFLMVLPVLYGAVRTGIQSADPQLLEMTKVFHLPLGRRLRAVWLPAVLPAFRQGCSVALGICWKSGVAAEVIGLPNGSIGDALYRAKITLSTGELFAWTFVIILLSAGFEKLFLLLLDCVTRAVTGEVPQC, encoded by the coding sequence ATGAAGCGACATAAACAATTTTTTCAGCGGCTGGGCGCTGCGGCCTTCTGGCTGGCGGTGTGGCAGTGCGCCGCCATGGCGGTGGGACAGGAGGTGTTCCTTGTTTCGCCGGTGCAGGCGGTGCGCACTCTTTTGCAGCTTTTGCCGCAGGCAGAGTTCTGGCAGCGGGTGGGTTTCAGCTCCGGGCGCATTCTGCTGGGTTTTGGGCTGGGCGTGGCCGTAAGCATCGTGCTGGCTGTGGCCGCACAGGCGTGGCACACGGCAGATGTGCTGCTTGCTCCGGTGCTGCAGCTGGTCAAAGCCACGCCGGTGGCAAGCTTTATCATTCTGGCGCTGGTGTGGGTGCGGGGGGCATCGCTTTCGGTGCTCATCAGCTTTTTAATGGTGCTGCCCGTGCTGTACGGTGCGGTGCGCACCGGCATCCAGAGCGCAGACCCACAGCTGTTGGAGATGACGAAGGTGTTTCACCTTCCGCTGGGCCGACGGCTGCGGGCGGTGTGGCTGCCTGCGGTGCTGCCAGCCTTCCGGCAGGGATGCAGCGTGGCCCTTGGCATCTGCTGGAAGAGCGGCGTTGCCGCTGAGGTGATCGGCCTGCCCAATGGCAGCATCGGCGATGCACTCTACCGGGCCAAGATCACCCTTTCCACCGGGGAGCTGTTCGCATGGACGTTTGTGATCATCCTGCTCAGCGCCGGGTTTGAAAAGCTGTTCCTGCTGCTTCTGGACTGCGTGACCCGCGCCGTGACCGGGGAGGTGCCGCAATGCTGA
- the thiE gene encoding thiamine phosphate synthase, which translates to MKCDKQNMLLYAVTDRAWVGKQTLYEQVESALKGGVTCVQLREKELDDEAFLKEAVEIHALCQRYGVPFFVNDNVDIAIRCHAEGVHVGQEDMAAAQVRARVGEGMMIGVSVHSVEEAREAVKHGADCLGVGAAFATHTKTDVDVLPHETLKAICDAVDIPVVAIGGIHKENILQLKGTGVDGVALVSAIFAADDIETECKELKALSEQII; encoded by the coding sequence ATGAAGTGCGATAAGCAGAACATGCTTCTGTATGCCGTCACCGACCGCGCATGGGTGGGAAAGCAGACCCTCTATGAACAGGTGGAGAGCGCCTTGAAGGGCGGTGTCACCTGTGTGCAGCTGCGTGAAAAAGAGCTGGACGACGAAGCTTTTCTGAAAGAGGCTGTGGAGATCCATGCTCTGTGCCAGCGCTACGGCGTGCCGTTCTTTGTGAACGACAATGTGGACATTGCCATCCGCTGCCACGCCGAGGGTGTGCACGTGGGGCAGGAGGATATGGCCGCAGCGCAGGTGCGCGCCCGTGTGGGCGAGGGAATGATGATCGGCGTTTCCGTCCACAGTGTGGAGGAAGCACGGGAAGCCGTCAAGCACGGCGCAGACTGCCTTGGCGTGGGCGCGGCCTTTGCCACTCATACCAAGACCGATGTGGATGTTCTGCCCCACGAGACCCTGAAGGCCATCTGTGATGCCGTGGACATCCCGGTGGTGGCCATTGGCGGCATCCACAAGGAGAACATCCTGCAGCTCAAGGGCACCGGTGTGGATGGCGTGGCCCTTGTGAGCGCCATCTTTGCAGCAGACGACATCGAGACCGAGTGCAAAGAGTTGAAAGCCCTGTCGGAGCAGATCATCTGA